In Tsukamurella tyrosinosolvens, the genomic window CCACCCGGCAGCGCCGCAACCAGGCGCTGCTCGCCGTGCACACCGGCCCGGGCAAGGGGAAGTCGACCGCCGCCTTCGGCATGGCCATGCGCGCGTGGAACCAGGGCTTCGACATCGGCGTCTTCCAGTTCGTCAAGAGCGCGAAGTGGAAGGTCGGCGAGGAGCAGACGATGCTCGCGCTGAACGAGCTGCACGAGCGCACCGGCGCGGGCGGTCCCGTCGAGTGGCACAAGATGGGCCAGGGCTGGTCGTGGCTGCGGCGCACCGACGACGCCGAGCAGGACCACGCCGAGGCCGCCCGCGACGGCTGGCGGGAGATCGCGCGCCGACTCAGCGTGGAGCAACACCGCTTCTACGTACTCGACGAGTTCACCTACCCCCTCAAGTGGGGCTGGATCGACGTCGACGAGGTGGTCGAGACCCTGGTGAACCGGCCCGGCAACCAGCACGTGATCATCACCGGCCG contains:
- the cobO gene encoding cob(I)yrinic acid a,c-diamide adenosyltransferase; translation: MPQGKVESVPQDGLTTRQRRNQALLAVHTGPGKGKSTAAFGMAMRAWNQGFDIGVFQFVKSAKWKVGEEQTMLALNELHERTGAGGPVEWHKMGQGWSWLRRTDDAEQDHAEAARDGWREIARRLSVEQHRFYVLDEFTYPLKWGWIDVDEVVETLVNRPGNQHVIITGRDAPQALMDAADLVTEMTKIKHPMDAGRKGQRGIEW